The following are from one region of the Elusimicrobiaceae bacterium genome:
- a CDS encoding carboxypeptidase-like regulatory domain-containing protein, whose product MKTGLNRKGVTLVELMIAGSLLVVAGLVFLSSFSTIARAIRHSKMQSLSVVPLAVQKMEALKQLPYSRLAVTTAAAQAQESGLGGFSYDIAVYPPETIASGGVGYSRRVYVEKVRDTGVALSSVSYAEADTGAKRITVYIVWQENNKWHKYSLSGLYANSDVAAADSTVSGFVTTGNIWPLSGVRVEVAQNPDLYAFSNALGFYQLKATEGFYTLKAGRDGYYSQYSPVITLSQDQTTTQNFNLAAMSFGTVKGDVWLASGPVISMVMAGTSNNTEVVELYNPTTAPMTINADTLRLLYQKSNSTSLAEVSLTYRTNILPAQGYYLISNASTVQYGYYGVSADAVYSNSDLIAKNTTGGIGIRNPASSGYYDRVAWRTSSHNSSAPSALTEGTAVTVSGGLGDREQLVRLTYPGSLNTTSGRAYDTDNNSLNFYASHSMNYAVKNSADIQAALAGVPAYGAAVSANDGLSSAVQAEVSYVSGAYPKASFSLTPVSTGTWTVSISSDLYFATVSSVTVSANATVYIPNAVTAPAWPYGGVYSVRLVSTTENGFISGRVCNVYEAPLQDITVTAGENAARTDSAGRYLLAAPAGLATVIANAADVAGYKDYYATVSSQGVTVSTGQITGDVDFSISIVGHIAGRVTSNGVDPISGVAVTAVSNGLESGYALTNQAGYFTMQNLSSGTYAVEPQLDSSETASPESVAANVYTAGATVWTATFTVSNTMCAIKGTVREGGAAVPDGALIVISTVSLAAGPPVNDAALRGGGTVYYADSTRPDGTYSVTVRGSDSEITYYVYAFRNGARRAQAVTMTEAAAVTADFDF is encoded by the coding sequence ATGAAGACCGGGTTGAACAGAAAAGGCGTTACTCTTGTAGAGCTTATGATAGCCGGCTCGCTGCTGGTGGTGGCGGGACTGGTGTTTCTGTCGTCCTTCAGCACGATCGCGCGCGCCATACGGCATTCCAAAATGCAGTCGCTTTCGGTGGTGCCGCTGGCGGTGCAGAAGATGGAAGCTCTCAAACAGCTTCCCTATTCGCGGCTGGCGGTTACAACGGCGGCCGCGCAGGCGCAGGAAAGCGGCTTGGGCGGGTTCAGTTATGATATTGCGGTTTATCCGCCGGAAACGATCGCATCCGGCGGAGTCGGTTATTCCCGACGCGTTTATGTGGAAAAAGTGCGGGACACCGGAGTTGCGCTCAGTTCGGTTTCCTATGCCGAAGCTGATACCGGCGCCAAGCGCATTACCGTTTATATAGTGTGGCAGGAGAACAATAAATGGCATAAGTATTCGCTTTCCGGCCTTTATGCGAATTCGGATGTGGCCGCGGCGGATTCCACCGTCAGCGGTTTTGTAACCACCGGCAATATCTGGCCGTTATCGGGCGTGCGGGTGGAAGTGGCGCAGAATCCGGATTTATACGCTTTCAGCAATGCGCTGGGGTTTTACCAGCTCAAGGCCACGGAAGGATTTTATACATTGAAAGCCGGCCGGGACGGCTATTACAGCCAGTACTCTCCGGTTATCACGCTTTCGCAGGACCAGACAACCACGCAGAACTTTAACCTGGCCGCCATGTCGTTCGGCACTGTCAAGGGCGATGTGTGGCTCGCGTCCGGCCCCGTAATCAGCATGGTGATGGCCGGCACGTCAAACAATACGGAAGTGGTGGAACTGTATAACCCCACCACGGCGCCGATGACAATAAACGCGGATACGCTCCGGCTGCTGTATCAGAAATCCAATTCCACTTCGCTGGCCGAAGTTTCCCTGACCTACCGGACAAACATTCTGCCCGCGCAGGGCTATTATCTTATTTCAAACGCCAGCACCGTGCAGTATGGTTATTACGGCGTAAGCGCCGACGCCGTGTACAGCAATTCCGACCTGATCGCTAAAAACACGACCGGCGGAATCGGCATAAGGAATCCGGCTTCGTCGGGTTATTACGACCGTGTCGCGTGGCGCACCAGTTCGCACAACAGTTCGGCTCCGTCGGCGCTTACCGAGGGAACCGCGGTTACCGTTTCAGGCGGGCTGGGCGATAGGGAACAGCTGGTCCGGCTGACCTATCCCGGCTCGCTCAACACGACAAGCGGCCGCGCATACGACACGGATAATAACAGCCTGAATTTTTATGCCTCGCATTCCATGAATTACGCTGTGAAAAATTCCGCGGATATCCAGGCCGCGCTCGCGGGCGTGCCGGCCTACGGAGCGGCGGTTTCCGCCAACGACGGCCTGTCTTCCGCGGTGCAGGCGGAGGTGTCTTATGTCAGCGGCGCCTATCCCAAGGCGTCGTTTTCGCTGACGCCGGTATCAACAGGAACCTGGACGGTTTCCATTTCGAGCGATTTGTATTTCGCCACGGTTTCTTCTGTGACGGTTTCCGCCAATGCCACGGTATATATTCCCAACGCCGTTACTGCCCCCGCGTGGCCGTATGGCGGGGTGTATTCGGTGCGGCTGGTTTCCACCACCGAAAACGGTTTTATAAGCGGGCGGGTGTGCAATGTTTACGAGGCGCCGTTGCAGGATATTACCGTAACGGCCGGCGAGAACGCCGCCAGAACCGATTCAGCCGGCCGGTATCTGCTTGCCGCGCCCGCGGGTCTGGCCACCGTGATCGCCAACGCCGCCGATGTAGCCGGTTATAAGGACTATTATGCCACGGTGTCTTCACAGGGCGTGACGGTTTCAACAGGGCAGATCACAGGGGACGTGGATTTCTCGATTTCCATAGTGGGCCATATTGCCGGACGGGTTACGTCAAACGGGGTTGATCCTATTTCCGGCGTGGCGGTGACCGCCGTCAGCAACGGGCTGGAATCCGGTTACGCGCTTACCAACCAGGCGGGGTATTTCACGATGCAGAACCTGTCTTCCGGCACTTATGCCGTTGAGCCGCAGCTTGACAGCAGCGAAACCGCTTCGCCCGAAAGCGTGGCGGCTAACGTTTACACGGCGGGCGCCACGGTGTGGACGGCAACTTTCACCGTATCCAACACCATGTGCGCGATTAAAGGCACCGTGCGGGAAGGCGGAGCCGCCGTTCCCGACGGCGCGCTTATAGTAATTTCCACCGTCAGCCTGGCGGCCGGCCCGCCGGTCAATGACGCCGCGCTGCGCGGCGGCGGCACGGTGTATTACGCAGATTCCACCCGCCCGGACGGGACTTATTCCGTTACCGTGCGCGGCAGCGACAGCGAAATCACCTATTACGTCTACGCTTTCCGCAACGGCGCGCGCCGCGCGCAGGCGGTAACGATGACGGAAGCGGCGGCCGTGACGGCGGATTTTGATTTTTAG
- a CDS encoding prepilin-type N-terminal cleavage/methylation domain-containing protein gives MLNRKGFTLTEVIITSVIMGLIALMGAAVLLQIRKFYLQNSSQLSLQIESRVAMDLMTRNLRQAKAATVTIDSAAGEPPYSRITFTKQSGSALAYYLDDGVLYSTSTSDPVRVMTRDVVFTAFAFPRTDDDRYLSVSFAVRKESANHKRKLYMWAEKVRVQNE, from the coding sequence ATGTTAAACAGAAAAGGGTTCACTTTAACCGAAGTTATAATAACCAGCGTAATCATGGGGCTTATCGCGCTGATGGGGGCGGCCGTTCTGCTTCAGATACGGAAGTTTTATCTCCAGAACAGCAGCCAGCTGTCGCTGCAGATCGAGTCGCGCGTGGCGATGGATCTGATGACCCGCAATCTGCGGCAGGCGAAAGCCGCGACGGTCACAATTGACAGCGCCGCCGGCGAACCGCCCTATTCGCGGATAACTTTTACGAAGCAGTCCGGCTCCGCGCTCGCATATTATCTGGATGACGGAGTGCTGTATTCCACGTCCACTTCCGATCCGGTCAGAGTGATGACGCGCGACGTGGTGTTTACGGCGTTCGCGTTTCCGCGCACGGATGACGACAGGTATCTGTCGGTTTCGTTCGCTGTGAGGAAAGAATCGGCAAATCACAAAAGAAAACTTTACATGTGGGCTGAAAAGGTACGGGTGCAGAATGAATAA